CGGCATGAGTCGTCCAGGTCCGAAGATTCCGCCGTTGTCGGTGACCGATGCCCAGCGGGCCGTGCTGGAGGGCTGGGTGCGTCGCCGCACGACGGCCCAGGCCCTGGCCCAGCGGTCACGGATCGTGCTGGAGTGCGCCGACGGGCACTCGATCATGGAGGTGTCCCGTCGGCTGTGCGTCTCGCCGGACACGGTCCGCACCTGGCGGAGGCGATTCCTCGAGCGTGGCCTGGACGGCCTGTCCGACGAGCCACGGCCCGGTGTCCCGCGGAAGATCACGGATGCAGACGTCGAGCGGGTCATCGTCAAGACACTCGAGGAGAAGCCCAAGAACGCCACCCACTGGTCGACCAGGTCGATGGCGGCGGCCACGGGCATGTCACAGTCGGCGATCTCACGGATCTGGCGGGCGTTCGCGCTCGCGCCGCACCGGTCGCAGACGTTCAAGCTGTCCACGGACCCGCTGTTCATCGACAAGGTCCGCGACGTGGTGGGCTGTATCTCGACCCGCCGGAGAAGGCCTTGGTCCTCTGCGTGGACGAAAAGTCCCAGATCCAGGCCCTCGACCGGTCCCAGCCCGTGCTGCCGATGGCGCCCGGCGTTCCCGAACGCCGCAGCCACGACTACGTCCGCGCCGGCACCACCACCCTGTTCGCCGCACTGGAAGTCGCCACCGGCAAGGTGATCGGCTCCCTGCACCGGCGCCACCGGGCCGTGGAGTTCAAAAAGTTCCTGGCCAAGCCCGACAAGACAGTCCCCGCCGACCTCGATGTCCATCTGATCCTGGACAACTACGTCACCCACAAGACGCCCGCCATCAAGAAGTGGCTGCTGGCACACCCGCGCTTCCATCTTCACTTCACACCGACGAGTTCGTCCTGGCTGAACCTGGTCGAGCGGTGGTTCGCCGAGCTCACGCAGAAGAAGCTCAAGCGAGGCGTCCACCGCTCCGTCCAAGCCCTCGAACGGGACATCCGCAGCTGGCTCGCCGACTGGAACGAACACCCAAGGCCGTTCATCTGGACCAAGACCGCCGACGAGATCCTCGACAAAGTAGCCGCCTACTGCCGACGAATCTCCGACTCAGGTCACTAGGACGGGTTGCAGAGGCGATCGGAGGCAGTCAGAGGAAATCGCGCTGATTCGACCCCGGATCGACCCGGGTCGCTCGGAGGCAGCCAGAGGCAACCCCTCTGATCCTGCAGCCTGAGCGGCCCGGGAGTCCGGAGTCGGACCAGACCGACGACTCCGACTCCTCGATGACGAGGCCGGTCAAGGCCAGGTAGTACGGTGTCGGTTGAGGGCGTGCCTGCGCCTCCTTGCGGACCATGTCGGTGACGGAGTCGCGCAGGTCTGTCAGATGATGCAGGGCCGCCCAGGCGGTATGGCCAGGTACGAGATGTACGCCTTCGCCTTTGCGTCCGTGATGACTAACGGGGTTCAGGAGCCGCGTCGGCCGGCGGCAGCGCGGATCAGCCCGTCCAGCCAAGAGAGCTTTCCACGCGTCGCACCTGATTGGATTCGTGATGCATCTTCCACGCCCCTCCCCTGCCGCCTGTCCTTCAACCTCATGATTCAGGCTGGAACACAGCGGTCAGAACTTTCAAGGTGCTCCATGACGAGCTGGTGCGCACGCCAGCCGTGAGCTGACTTGGGAGGGACATCCAAGTGGACGGGTTGGGTTGAGGGGGCGTTCGAGGATCGGTGCTGCAAAGACTAAAAGCCCATAATTCACTTGTTCTTCGCGGTTACTTTTGGAGGCCGCCAAGCGGTCAAGTCGTGCATGCTCAACCCATATGCGGAGCAGAGACGTTCGAGTTCGCGTTGGTACGAATTGACTTGATCGACGTCCGGCCCGGACTCTGTTCTGTCCTCCCATTGGCGAACCCAAGGGATCAGTTCCTGGACGCCCGCGAGCAAAGGGGTCATCTCGCGCACATTCCGGCGCGCCTGCTGCAACATGCCGATCAGATCCAGCAGTACGCGAACACGCTCCGTATCGCTCCAGCCGGACCAGCCGACCAGCAGATTGTCACCTTCAGCGACGACACCTGGATACGAGATGAAGCGTTCCCGGGGGATGTCCAGGCTTCCACGAAGCAACCAATAAGAGGAACTCCTGAAGTCTGCGGCGCTGTATTTCGGCGGGACGGGGATACCCAGTGCCTCACCTGTCCTGTCCTCGCTGCGCTGGAGTTGCCACACCTGCTCCCACTGGGCACGTTTACGCAGTCCTGACTCCTTGTATCTCAGCGCCGACGCATAAGGCACACACGCATCGGCCAGGATCGCCGCCAGCACATCATGAAGTGTCGCTTCCCGCCTCCCAAGATGGTCGGCCGCATAGACCGCAGCCACGGCAAGCACCGCCGCATCGGCACCGAGAATCCGTGCGAGCTGGTCGATCGTCCGCGGACGCGGGTGCCTGACCCCGCCCCTGTTCTCGAACCAGAGGCGCTCGTCCTCGCAACGGTCGAGCAACCAGGTACGCAGCGCTCGCTCCTCGCGTCGTTCCCATGGCTCGGACGACCACCGCCGCTTGTACTCCGGGCGCTCAACGGCGGCGATCACCAGATGGGACTTGATGGCGTCGATTCTGGCTCGCACGGCTTTCTTGTATGCAGTCGGCCAGTGCTGCGGAATCTCAGTGATCGGTGTGGCATTGTGCCTCTCGAACCAAGAATTCTTTACGTACCACGAGTCCGAAGCCTCGCCAGCGGCGATTTTGCGTGCCAGCACAATCTCAAAGGCACGTTCACCCGGCCGCAGCGGGGGCGGCGCAACATCAGGGCGAGTTGTCAGGCGGGCCCGGTCATCGTCGGACAACAATCCGTAGGAGCCGTAGACTTCCCAGTCCAGCTCCTCCTGAAGGGCGATCATCTGACCGCTCATCTCTTCATTAGCAGCTCTCGCCGCGTCCAAAGCATCTCGGACGGACCGATGTTCTCGGGCGCAGACAGCGCTCGGCTCATGGGCATCAAGCCGCTGGGCCAGGCCATGCAGTTCACCCGCACGGATGAATGGAGCGCTACTCGGCAACGGAAGTCGTGCCAAAGACGCCGCGGGGAACCGGTAGGCCTGGGCCCACTCCTCGCCTGGCGGAGAAGTACCTGGTCCTGCGGCCCCGATGGAAGAACCGGTTTGCTTCAACCAGAAGCAGACCGTCGACGAGTTGAGCACTCCCAGCAGCGCGATGTACTCGTCCTTTGCTGCCGTGGGCGCGAGTCGCAGTACGGGCGCGGTCCTGTTGAGTACCCGCCCGTCGTTTTCCAGGACAAAGTGGTTGTGCGTGGCCACCGATGCGAATGCGATCACTGGCTCCCGGCGAGCCTCGCGAGACCAAGATCTCCAGGTCCACCAGGGACCAGCCCCATCCCTGGACGTCCCCCGAGCACCGGAAGCCGCCCGGAGAATCTGTCGCATCGTCCAGAGGTGCCGCCCCCACGAGGCGTTGAGATCCAGTGGAAGGGGGGAACCGTCTTCGTCGTAAGGAGCCAGTACGTCCGCCGCTACTCCGGCACGCCAGTCCCGTACCGTCTCACCAGTGACCATGGCTCGGGCCAGTCCGGCCGAGTCCGGGTGCTGTGCGAACCAAGGCCGACCGAGGGCGAAGACTGCTGTCTGCCCCAGGTCCACGCCACCGCCGACGCGGCCGGCGAGGACGTCCGACAGTGTCCGGGGGGCCCGCGAGAGAAGATCCATGAGCTCCGCGCCTCCACCACCCGTCATCGCCCATGGGAAGCGGGAGAAGCGGCGCTGGGGTTCGTCCTGGACACTCACCCATTCCGAGGTGCTGCCGGGCTGGTCGATCTGGTCGACGATCGACTTCCACACGATCCCCTCGGCCGGATCCGTCGGCAGCGTCGGCTCACCATGCACGCCGAGAACCGACCGCACGCGGGTGTCACGCATGGTCGGATCGTTCCGGCCCACCAGGATCAAAGTCGGGGTCCCGTGGCCCGGCGCGTAGACGCCCGAGGTGTCGATGACATGCGTCAACGCGACGCTTGGAAAAAACTTGTCGATCAGCTTCTCACCGAAGCCCCGCTGTGTGAAGGAACTGGACGTGTACTGACCGACGTAACCGCCCGGTGTTCTCTCGGTCTTCCTCACTGCCAGTTGGAACATGCGCTGCGTGAAGAGGATCGAGAGTGGAAACGTCCCGGAGGCCACATCATAGGCTTCCCGGTACATGGCGCTTTTCGCCTTGTCAGGCACAGAAATATAGGGCGGCTCCGAGATCACCACATGGTAGGAGTTCCGACCCAACAGATCACATGTCTCGGAGAACTCGTTGACGTCGTTGACCTGTCCAGCGCCGTCCTCCTCCCCCTCCGCCAGAAGCATCAACGACGCCCCACCAGGGGCAGTACGCCCGTCCAGCAGAGCATCACCCACCGCCACATTGATCACATGCCCAGGCAGCTGAGTCAGTGCTCTACAACCGCTTGCCCGCGCGGCTGCCATCAGTATCCTGAACCGTGTGATACTTACAGCGAACGGGTTGACGTCACAGCCATGGACGGAGTCCAGGGCCCTACCGATCAGCTCGTGATCCGGAGTTCCGGGCTCCTTCGCTCGCCAGGCGCCCAGGAGTCGCTCGAAGAGCCCCAGCAAAAACGTTCCTGATCCACAAGCGGGATCGATCCCGCGAAAACCTGGGGTCCCGAATTCCGCGATAGCCGGATCGGCGGCCAGATCGAGGACGAAGTCCACGATGAATTCAGGTGTCCGAATGAGCGCGTAGGCTCTTCTCGATGCCTCGCTGATGTCCTGATACAAGTCCCCGAGGAAGCCCGTATCGAGTTCCGGGTGAGTGAAGTCGATGCGAAGGGACCCGTCTTCGTCTCTCCGCCTCCAGAACGCCATCAACGCGGCCGCGGCCTGCGGGGATGGTGACAGCTCCCACAGGGGATTGCGCGTCCTGTCGAAGATGCGGGCCATCGCCACGTGCGACCGCGCCAGGTGCGTGAACGCCTGTGCCAGCCAGTCTCGGGCGTTGCTCCCCGAAGGACCGGCACGATGGCTCTGCTGTCGCTCCTCCGCTTTCGTCAGCTGACGCCCCGGCCCCGCGATGAAGGGCTGGTCGATGAGTCCGTTGTCCTCGCAGAAGCGTACGAACACCGTGCCCAGCACCCACGCCACCGCTGCCTGGGTGATGTGCTCGTCCCGCCAGGCACCGTACGTTGCGCCTGTGCGACCGGATGCTCGCGCATGGTCGTACATGACCCGCAGCCGGTCGCGGTACCTGTCGACATCGTCGCTGCGCTCGCGGAGGTCGGCCTCGAGCGCCCGAACCTGTTTGCGCAGACCTGCAAGGAGCGCAGCCCTGTCCAGCGAGGGCGTCCCCGTATCAGCTCCGTCAGTCGGAGGCACAGCGGCGACCTCTCCTCCATACGTCGTCGACGTCCACGATCCACTGTCTCGTCGGATACATCCTGCCAGCTCCCCGACCGACGCCCGGGTTCCGGCACCGGCCACCCACCGGATGCGCGCGGCCGGTCGTGGCCTGACGCCCTATCATTCCTGTGCGCACTGACCCTGGAGGCAGCCGAACACCGCTGTGGGTTCGAGAGGCGCACCTGGGTCGGACCATCGAGGGGACACATGCTGACACGGCTCGAAGTCAGTGGATTCAAGAACCTTCTGGATCTCAGGGTCGAGTTCGGTCCCTTCACGTGCATCGCAGGAGAGAACGGCACGGGGAAGTCGAATGTCTTCGATGCAATCCAGTTCCTGAGTCTGCTCGCCGATCTCTCCATGATCGAGGCGGCCCAGGCCGTCCGCGGAACCCATGGTGCGCTGCACGGCGACGCACGCGATCTGTTCTGGAACGGTTATGCAGACGGTGAACACCTGATGACGTTCGCTGCGGAGATGATCGTCCCGGGTGAAGTGGAGGACGACTTCGGCAGGCTGGCCGAGCCGACGTCCACGTTCCTCCGCTATGAGCTCCACCTGGGATACCAGCCGCCGCAGCGTGGTGAGCGAGGTGGCAGGCTGACACTGCGGTACGAGGACCTCAGTCGGATCAGGCCCGGCGAGGCTCTGTCACATCTGCGCTTCCCGCACCGCGCCGCGGACTTCCGCAACGCGGTGGTCCGCGCTCGCCGCTCGAACGCTCCCTACATCTCTACGTCTCTCGAGACCGGTGACGCAGTCGTCAGCATCCATGCCGACGGCAGCCGCAGAGGCCAGCCCCGCCCGACGCCCGCAAGCCGAGCACCGCAGACCATGCTCTCCACGATCAACCGCAACGACGATCCGACCATCCTGGCAGCCAGACGGGAAATGCAGTCCTGGCGCCGCCTGGCTCTCGAACCCTCCGCACTGCGTACCTCCGACCGCTATACAGACCCCAGCGAGATGCAGCCCGACGGCCTGCATCTGCCGCGGAGCCTGGACCGGATCGCTCGGGAGAAGTCTCCGGATGACCCCGCTCGGATCTACTCGCGGGTCGCAGGGCGTCTGTCGGACCTGTCGGGACTGCATGTCAAGACGCTGCACGTCGAGGCGGACGACACGCGTGAGCTGCTGACGATCAAGCTCCACGAGATCGACGGCATGGTGTTGCCGGCCCGCAGTCTGTCGGAGGGAACCCTGCGCTTCCTCGCTCTGTGCGTCCTGTTGGAGGATCCGCAGGCGCACGGTCTGCTCTGCATGGAGGAACCGGAGAACGGCATCCACCCGGCCAACCTCTCGGCGATGGTCGACCTGGTACGCGATCTGGCAGTGGATCCCTTCCTGCCGGTGGACGAGGACAACCCCTTCCGACAGGTTTTGATCAACACTCACTCGCCGGGCGTCGTGCAGCTCGTCGATTCGGCAGATCTCTTGATCGCCGACACCACCATGGTTCCGGGCGTCGGAGGCAAGACAGCGCGTGCTCTGCGGCTGCGCCCCTTGGCCGACACCTGGCGCGCCGGCGGCGCGGGAAAGGGCTACGGCACCAAGGCCGACATTCTTGCGTACCTCACGGCCCCGCCAGAGGCCCGACTGACACTCAAGGACCCCTCGTGACCGTTCGTGCCCTCTATCTCTGTGAAGGATCCAGCGACACGGGCCTGCGCTTTCACATCGAGGCGATTGCAGCGGACATGGGCAGGGAAATTCTTGTGACGGTCCCCGAGCTGGACCGCCTTCCGAACAAGCCCGGTCACTCGGTGGTGGACAAGCTACGAGCCGCGCAGCAGCTGAGCGATGGAGGAGATGCGTACGACCTCGTCGTCATCCATCGTGACTCGGACCGCGAACCGCCGGACCGCCGCCGCCGGGAAATCGCGGATGCGGTGGCCGCGGTGAGCCCCGGCCTGGCGCATGTCGCGGTGATCCCCGTACGGATGCTGGAGGCGTGGCTGCTGCTCGACCAGTCAGCGATCCGCGAAGTGGCGGGCAACCCCAACGGCAAGATGGCACTCGACCTCCCCAAGCCGGCACGAGCGGAGTCGGTGGCGGATCCTAAGGCCCTGCTCAGGCAAGCGATCGCCACGGCCAGCGGAGAGAAGGGGCGAGGTCTGCAGAAGCTGCAGACTCGCTTCTCGGCGAACCGTGCGCGGCTGCTGCAGATGCTGGATCGCGAAGGGCCCGTCAAGCACCTCACGTCCTGGCAGTCGTTCACGGACGACCTGCGCAAGGTGCTGGAGGGCAGTCACTGACCTCTCGACGTCATGTGCGCTCCGCGTCTTCGGACAAGCAGCGGACCACGTACGTCATGTGCTGAACGTTGCCGACCTTGTTCCACGTGCCGGCGTTGCCCGTGCCCTTGGAACCCGTCGTCCGGGCACATTGCCGATACCAGAGATCGCCCTTGCTCGCCCCCTCTCCCCGGAAATCCGGGGATTCGGTGATCCAGCGAGCCGCCTCCCGCGTGACGCCGGTTTCGCCCCGCTTCCCAGCCCAGAACCTGGCGAGCAAGAAGGACCGTGCCGTCGTGTACCGGAGCAGTCCAAACGGCGACCGGTCGCCGTCGTCCGCCGCCCTGCTGAGGTTACGGGCGGGCAGGGTCCCGTAATCGCCGTAACGGACGGCCTCCGCATAGGACCGCCCGCTCGCGCGTATCTCGTACCACGTTTCCCAGTCTATGCGATCGGCGTCGCCCCGGTCCCGTTCCAACAGCCCGTCGATGTCGTCCGGGAAGCCGCCGGCCAACGCGGCGACCGTGCGCCATGAGGTGAGGGGGACCAGCGCGTCGAGTGCGCGCAGTGCTTCTTTGCCTGTGTCAGGACGGCCCGGGCGCACAGCCTGGAGGTCGAGGAGGAGGTCCACTCGCACCTCGGGATCCGTCCGGGCCAGCAGAGCCGCGGTGCGTTCGGCGAGTCCGTCGTTCCAGGTGTTGGGCAGTCGTATGCGTATGCCGAGACCGTTGCCGCCCTCTCGGGCACTGTGCGCGGCCACGTCCTGGTGGGAGGCGGGGCGGTCCGGGTCGGTGACCGGCCGGAGCGGGGTATGGGACCAGTAAAAGGGCAGCAGGTTCACGTACGGAGTCTTATCGAGCTCGGCGTACGGGGCGTCCAGCCATGCCCACGTGTACTTCTGTACGGCTGCGACGCGCCCGACCTCCTTGTCCACCGCCTGTTGGAGTTCGTCGGCGTTCGCTGCTGTCATGACCGGCAGTGTCCACAGGGGAGCCATTCGGTCGCGGGTCCACTGGGCGAGGTCCTTGACCGCGGCCACAGCGTGTGGACGTACGGGTAGGACAGGGACGTACAACGGTCCGGACATGGCGGCCCCCTCCACACTGCCCCGCTGTGGTCTGGGGCCAGGGTGAGCTGGAGCAACGCACGCCGAAAGGGCGCAATCCGGTCACCGACTTTCTCGCCGCGCTGTTTTCAGACCGTTTCGGTCTCCCAGCGCGCCGGTTGCGACAGGACGGCGAGGGCTCCGTCCGGGTCGGCGATCCGAGAGGCGAGCACTCGTGTGGCGAGATCTTCGGGAAGGGCCGCGGAGAACTTGAGGCCGCGTACTGCGACCGTGGAGACCTGCGGAAGATGCTCCTTGCACGGCTGACGCCGGGCTTGCGCCCACTCCTCATGGGTGAGGTCGTGGCGGAGTCGTACATAGGCGTCCGCGGGCCGCTGCAGCGGATCGACCGCACCGGCCAGCCACGCAGCGAGGGTGGCATTGGCGCGGGAACCGGCCCAGGTCCACCACCGTACGTCGCGCCCGTGGCGGGTGATCAGCGTCATCTCCGGGTGCGTGAACCGGCCCTCCGTCTCCCGTAGCTCGGCGACGGCGGCCTGCGCGCGCCGGGTGAGACGTACCTCGGGGTCCGCACCGAGCAACACCTCACGCAGGGCCTGGGCCAGCTCGTATGACAAGCCTCGAATGCTGCCGGACTGCCATTTGGCGACGCCGCCCGACTCGGCTGCCTCCACGAAGACCCGCTGCCGACGCCAGTCCACGTACGTCACCTGCCAGCTTCGTCCGGCGAGCAGCAGCCGCAGCGGCCCCTCGTGCTCCTCGACGAGCAGCGCCGGGTCCGTGTGCCCGATCTCCGAGCGCCCGTGCAACACCGTGAACTGGGGCGGCGCGGTGAACGACGCGGTGAGGTCCATGAAGTGACGCCTGCCGAAGCGCTTCTCGGCCTGTTCGCCGATGAAGTAGATGCCGCTGTCCTGTTCCAGGAAGCCCTCGGTGAGGAGGTGGTCGAGGACGGGGCGGGCGGTGGCGTCGAACGGGGCGAGGCCGTTCCACTCGTCCTGCCAGTCGGCGGCGGGCAGTTTGTGGCGCTGGAGGGTCACGGCGAGCAACTGCTGGGCGACGAGGTGCTGCGGTCCGGGCGGTGCGATGACGGGCTCCACCCAGTGCCGGCCCCACAGGAGGAGCAACCCGGCCGCCTGGAGGAGGCTCTCGTGAGACGTGGTGAGGAAGAGGCAGTTGCGGGTGCTGTCCGGGCGTCGCCCGGTGCGGCCGAGGCGTTGCAGGAAAGAAGCGACGGTGGCGGGAGAGTCGATCTGAATCACCCGGTCGAGGTCGCCGACGTCGATTCCGAGTTCGAGGGTGGAGGTGGCGACGATCACGCAGTCGCGGGCCTGCGCGAAGGCTTCCTCGGAGCGGTGGCGTTCGGCCGCCGAGAGGGAGGAGTGCGAGAGGAAAACGGTCACACCGCGCGCCCGCAGCGCTTGACCGAGCTCCTCGACCTGGCGGCGGGACTCGCAGAAGACGAGCCGCTTCTCGCCCCGGTGGAGGGCGGAGATGACGGTGGCGGCGTTCGACAGGGAGCCGACGTAGTCCAACTCGATGTCCCCTGGCGGCGGTCCGCCGCTCTCCCGCCGGGCCTCCCCTGCCGCCGGCGACGGGCGGAGTCCGACGCCGGGGGCGACAACCCTGCCGGGCCGGTGGCCGTGTCCGGAGCCCTGGAGCCAGGCGAGGAGCTGGTCCGGGTTGCCGACTGTGGCCGACAGGCCGACACGCTGCAACGACCGCCCGGTCAGCCGCTGAAGGCGCTCCAGGACCGCCAGCAGATGCCAGCCGCGGTCGTCGCCGGCGAAGGCGTGCACCTCGTCCACGACGACGGTCTGCACTGCGCCGAGCAGCAGGGCGTGGTCGGTCTTGACGCTGATGAGCTGCGCTTCGAGGGACTCCGGCGTGGTGAGGAGGATGTCGGGCGGCTCGCGCCGCAGGCGCCGTCGTTCTGCCTCGGCCGTGTCGCCGTGCCAGAGCGCCGCCGTGCGCCCGAGCCACTGGGCGTAGGTGTGCAGGCGAGGCTGGAGGTTGTTCAGGAGGGCGCGCAGTGGCGTGAGGTAGAGAACCGAGGTACCGGACCAGCCGTTCCGGGCCATGGCGGTGAGGAGGGGGAAGGCGGCTGCCTCGGTTTTGCCGCCGGCTGTCGGCGCGAGCAGGATCGCGTCCTCGCCGTCGAGCAGTGGCCCGATCGCCGCGGACTGCAGGGGTCTGAGGCCCGGCCAGCCGAGGCTGTTGACGATGTGGTGGAGGACGACCGGATCCAACCGGTCGATGGGGTCCGTGCCCGTCGCCGCGCCCTCGCTCACAGGTCGAGCTCCACCTCGTCGGCCGACGTCGCCGAGGCCGCCGTGATGGTGGCCGCATGGCGTTCGGCGTCGGTGAGTTCGGTGCGGTCGACGGTGAGGCGGTAGTGGACGCGCGGATCGAAGTCGGGGAACTGGTCGATGCGGTCGAGGACGTCACCGACCAGCTTCTTGAGGTAGAGGCGAGGAGCGACGCCGACCTTGCCACCCAGAGCACCGCCGACCGCGCGGGCCAGGTCGGCGACGTAAGCGTCGTCGGCGACCGAGAGCAGCCGTCCGGGGTCGGTGCTCCCCGCCGCGTACACGTCCCGGATCTTCCGGCCCAGCTCGGTCAACGAATTCAACTGGAAGCCCGGAAGCCGGAGTTGCACCGCTCGCGGGTTGTCGAAGCGGGGATCGGTGGAGAAGTCGGTGGCGAGGCGCTGGGCAAGCGGGGCGAGGCGCTGTACACCCTGGGGGCCGTCGTAGAAGGCCGGAGTACCGGTGATCACCAGGTAGAGGCCGGGGAACCGGCCGGAGTGGACTTCGTCGATGAGCTGCCGCAAGGCGTTGAGCGCTTTGTCGCGGGCGTCGGAGCGCACCCGCTGCAGGGTCTCCACTTCGTCGAGGACAAGGAGGAGCCCGGGGTGCCCGCTGTCGCGCAGTACGGCCAGGAGTCCCTGGAGGAAACCGAGGGCCCCGAAGTGGTCGAGGTCGCCGCGGACCCCCGCGGCACGTTTGGCGGCGGCGGCCACGTGCGGTTCGCCGCCGAGCCAGGCGAGGACGGCCGCGGCGGTGGCCTCGTCACCCGCTCCCAGCGCCGAGTGGTAGCCGCGCAGGGCGGCGGCGAATCCTGGGGCGTCCCGGGAGACCTCCGAGAGACGGTCGTCGAGGAGCCTGGCCACGGCGGCTTCGAGCCGGGAGTCGTCGGCGCCCTCGGCCAGGGCGTCCTCTTCGAGCGCGTAGAACCATGCGTCGACGACAGGACGGAGTGCCGACGGCGGAAAGCTCGCGGTGGCCAGGCGCTCGGTGGCCCGTCGGTAGACCGTCTCCAACCGGTGCAGGGGCGTCTCGGTCTCGGACACCTGCACCTCGGCGACCGCGAAGCCACGCCGCTTGGCACGCTCGCCGAGCCAGCGGGCGAAGAACGTCTTACCGCTACCGTATTCGCCGCGCACGGCCTTGAAGGCAGAGCCGCCGCCTATGACGGCGTCCAGTTCAGCGTCCACGGCCGCCTCGAACCGATCGAGGCCGGTGGCCAGGAGATCGAGACCGCTGTCGGGCACGGCTCCACGTCGCAGCGCGTCGACGACGGCCCGCCGCCGCGCGGGCGACACCGCACCGGCGGGAGCAGGGGATGCGGAAGAGGACGGCTGATCACTCACTTTGCCAGTTTCCCACGGTCACCGCCCGCCCGGCTCCGGTCTCCGGGGACAGGGCGGGCGGCACGGCGCCGCGGTTGCTCCTCACAGCCGGAACTGGGTTTTCAGCAGCGGCACGTTGAGGCGGAGGGTGCGGTTGTCCGGCAGGATTTCCAGAACCTGCTCACCGTCGTGGTTGAGGAGCTGACGCAGTACGGCGGCGAAGCCCACGGCGCGTGCGGGCCGCTCTCCGGCTCGCTGAGCCAGCGCTGTGAGGGGCAGAGTCCCGGACTCGAGCAGCTCCTGCACAGCGGCGCGTACCTTCTCCAGGTCCAGCCTGCGGCCGACGAGCTCCACCTGGGCCTTGAAGACCTCCGAGTCGAGGAGCGTGTCCACGAGCGTGGTGGGTAGATCGGGCTCCGGAGCGGCCTCCACCTCCGCTGGCCGGTCCTGCCGCATTGGGACGTCGACGGCCTGCTCGGCGAACAGGCTCTCCTCCTGCGCGGCCGGCTTCGGCCTCGCCGGGCGGCGGCGTGCCAGAGCGGGCGCGGCGGCCGGTGCCGCAGCCGGGGCAGCCGGGCTCTCGGGCATGCGGTCGAGCGACCACCACTGGGGAGCCGGATCCCCCAGCTCCCGCCATCCCTCGGGAGGTGTGGCACCGAACGGCAGGTATGCCTGGAGCGGAATGGCGATCTCAGCGAGGGAGGCACCGCCGTGGTAGCCGGCCTTGCGTGCCGTGTAGCGGCTGTCGGCGTCCCACAGGGCTGTGACGGCTCCCCCGGGCTCCGGGGCGACCACGCGCGGTCCACGGAGCCGGATCTCCCGATCGTCCAACTCTCCTTCGTCGTACGGACGGTAGCGGTCCGCGGCGTCGGGCACGGACACGCGCCGGTCGCGCCGGTCTACGACGTGCCCGTGGTCGGAGAGCAACAGGACTGCCATACCTTCGGCAGCGGCGGTGTCGAGGAGTTCGCCGAGGAAGCCGACCTCGTCGACGGTCCACCGAGTGGCGCCGAGGCGCTGCTCCTTCGCGAGCCGGTCGTCGATGGTGTTCAGGACGACCGCGACATGGGTGCGCCCGTCGTGCAGGGCGGCTTCCAGCGAGGCACTGAAGGGGCTGCCGGTGCGTTCCGCGCGCAGGTCGTCCTTGTGGAAAACGGCCGCCGCACGCCCGGAACCGGCGAACGGGTGC
Above is a genomic segment from Streptomyces glaucescens containing:
- the pglX gene encoding BREX-2 system adenine-specific DNA-methyltransferase PglX, which translates into the protein MPPTDGADTGTPSLDRAALLAGLRKQVRALEADLRERSDDVDRYRDRLRVMYDHARASGRTGATYGAWRDEHITQAAVAWVLGTVFVRFCEDNGLIDQPFIAGPGRQLTKAEERQQSHRAGPSGSNARDWLAQAFTHLARSHVAMARIFDRTRNPLWELSPSPQAAAALMAFWRRRDEDGSLRIDFTHPELDTGFLGDLYQDISEASRRAYALIRTPEFIVDFVLDLAADPAIAEFGTPGFRGIDPACGSGTFLLGLFERLLGAWRAKEPGTPDHELIGRALDSVHGCDVNPFAVSITRFRILMAAARASGCRALTQLPGHVINVAVGDALLDGRTAPGGASLMLLAEGEEDGAGQVNDVNEFSETCDLLGRNSYHVVISEPPYISVPDKAKSAMYREAYDVASGTFPLSILFTQRMFQLAVRKTERTPGGYVGQYTSSSFTQRGFGEKLIDKFFPSVALTHVIDTSGVYAPGHGTPTLILVGRNDPTMRDTRVRSVLGVHGEPTLPTDPAEGIVWKSIVDQIDQPGSTSEWVSVQDEPQRRFSRFPWAMTGGGGAELMDLLSRAPRTLSDVLAGRVGGGVDLGQTAVFALGRPWFAQHPDSAGLARAMVTGETVRDWRAGVAADVLAPYDEDGSPLPLDLNASWGRHLWTMRQILRAASGARGTSRDGAGPWWTWRSWSREARREPVIAFASVATHNHFVLENDGRVLNRTAPVLRLAPTAAKDEYIALLGVLNSSTVCFWLKQTGSSIGAAGPGTSPPGEEWAQAYRFPAASLARLPLPSSAPFIRAGELHGLAQRLDAHEPSAVCAREHRSVRDALDAARAANEEMSGQMIALQEELDWEVYGSYGLLSDDDRARLTTRPDVAPPPLRPGERAFEIVLARKIAAGEASDSWYVKNSWFERHNATPITEIPQHWPTAYKKAVRARIDAIKSHLVIAAVERPEYKRRWSSEPWERREERALRTWLLDRCEDERLWFENRGGVRHPRPRTIDQLARILGADAAVLAVAAVYAADHLGRREATLHDVLAAILADACVPYASALRYKESGLRKRAQWEQVWQLQRSEDRTGEALGIPVPPKYSAADFRSSSYWLLRGSLDIPRERFISYPGVVAEGDNLLVGWSGWSDTERVRVLLDLIGMLQQARRNVREMTPLLAGVQELIPWVRQWEDRTESGPDVDQVNSYQRELERLCSAYGLSMHDLTAWRPPKVTAKNK
- a CDS encoding AAA family ATPase, with amino-acid sequence MLTRLEVSGFKNLLDLRVEFGPFTCIAGENGTGKSNVFDAIQFLSLLADLSMIEAAQAVRGTHGALHGDARDLFWNGYADGEHLMTFAAEMIVPGEVEDDFGRLAEPTSTFLRYELHLGYQPPQRGERGGRLTLRYEDLSRIRPGEALSHLRFPHRAADFRNAVVRARRSNAPYISTSLETGDAVVSIHADGSRRGQPRPTPASRAPQTMLSTINRNDDPTILAARREMQSWRRLALEPSALRTSDRYTDPSEMQPDGLHLPRSLDRIAREKSPDDPARIYSRVAGRLSDLSGLHVKTLHVEADDTRELLTIKLHEIDGMVLPARSLSEGTLRFLALCVLLEDPQAHGLLCMEEPENGIHPANLSAMVDLVRDLAVDPFLPVDEDNPFRQVLINTHSPGVVQLVDSADLLIADTTMVPGVGGKTARALRLRPLADTWRAGGAGKGYGTKADILAYLTAPPEARLTLKDPS
- a CDS encoding beta family protein; translation: MSGPLYVPVLPVRPHAVAAVKDLAQWTRDRMAPLWTLPVMTAANADELQQAVDKEVGRVAAVQKYTWAWLDAPYAELDKTPYVNLLPFYWSHTPLRPVTDPDRPASHQDVAAHSAREGGNGLGIRIRLPNTWNDGLAERTAALLARTDPEVRVDLLLDLQAVRPGRPDTGKEALRALDALVPLTSWRTVAALAGGFPDDIDGLLERDRGDADRIDWETWYEIRASGRSYAEAVRYGDYGTLPARNLSRAADDGDRSPFGLLRYTTARSFLLARFWAGKRGETGVTREAARWITESPDFRGEGASKGDLWYRQCARTTGSKGTGNAGTWNKVGNVQHMTYVVRCLSEDAERT